The DNA sequence AAGAAAAAAGCTTGGGAAAATCAATGATGGACGAACCGACTGTCGACAACTTTGCTGATGGCTCCGCACCCAGTTGGTTGGGGCGGCTCGCCCACCGTATTGCCATCGGCGCCACACTGACCATGCTATTGGCCACAGTCTTGGTGGTCATTTTGCGTTATGTTTTTGCAAAACCATCCATTCCGCTCCAAGATTTGGCGGTCTGGATGCATGCCACCGCATTCATGTTCGCTATTCCAGTGGCACTTGCGAAAAACCGTCATGTGCGTGTCGACATCTTTTATCAGCAATGGTCGAGCCAGCACCGCGCCTGGGTTGAGCTGGTCGGTGCCATTTTCCTCTTAACGCCCGTTGCGTTTTTCCTGCTATGGAGCGGATGGCCAAGCGTGACACTGAGCTGGCGATTGCTTGAAGGCTCACCAGAAACAGGCGGACTGCCAGGGTATTTTCTCGTCAAAACACTCATTCTGGTGATGCCTGCATTGCTGTTATGGGAGGGCGGCAGACGCCTCGTGCGCACAGTGGCCGCCTTAAGGGGTGCTACCGCAGTACGGTCAGATCATCGCAAAGGAGCCTGCTGATGGAATGGCTTGCCGTTATCATGTTTGGTTGTGCTGCGCTTGTTTTGTTGTCCGGCTATCCCGTCGCCTTTGCGCTTGGCGGAACAGCCGTTGTGTTTGCCGTATTTGGCGTCGCCATTGGCGCCATCCCGGAAACACTGCTCAATGCGATGCCAACACGGCTTTACGGCATTATGGGCAACGTCACGCTCATGGCCGTGCCATTGTTCATTTTTATGGGGGTGACCCTTGAGAAGGCCAAAATTGCCGAAGATCTGCTGACCCAAATGGCTAAGCTTTGGGGGCGACGCCCGGGCGGATTGGCACTCAGCGTCGCCATTGTCGGCATGCTCCTCGCTGCCAGTACCGGCATCGTCGGCGCCACCGTGGTCACCATGGGATTGTTGTCACTACCGGCCATGCTGCGTGCTGGTTATCACCCCAAAGACGCCACTGGCATCATTTGTGCGGCAGGGACCTTGGGACAAATCATTCCACCTTCCATTGTGCTTGTCCTATTGGGCGACGTATTATCAAGCGCCTACCAGCAAGCGCAGCGGGCCATGGGAAAATACCCGCCCGATTCGGTTTCAGTTGGCGATCTTTTTGCCGGGGCACTGATCCCGGGAATCACGCTCGTCGCCCTGTACTGTTTTTACCTTTTCTATATCGCTTGGCGCCAACCGAAACGCCTGCCAGCGGCACAAAAGGCGAATGATTCAGAGCATCGAAGCACGACACAGGTTTGGCTCTCGTTCATCGCGCCGCTTTTGCTCATCGTGCTTGTGCTAGGTGCGATTCTTGGGGGGGTCGCCACGCCCACGGAAGCCTCAGCCCTCGGTGCGGCAGGAGCCCTCATGCTCGCCACGCTCAAACGGCAGTTGACCTGGCAAAAGCTTATGAACATCACATCGGAGACTGCGTTGACAACGGGCATGGTCTTTATGATTCTCATCGGTGCCTCGATTTTCTCTTTAGTTTTCCGCGCATTCGGCGGCGATGACCTGATTCACCAGGCGCTATCTTCACTGCCCGGCGGCCACTGGACGGCACTGGTGGTCGTGCTGATCACCATGTTCTTGCTAGGCTTTATTCTGGATTTCATTGAGATTACCTTTGTTGTGGTGCCGCTCGTTGCTCCGGCATTACTGGTCGGCGGTTTTGATCCCGTGTGGCTGGGTGTTATCTTTGCCATTGTCCTACAGACATCTTTCTTGACCCCGCCATTTGGGTTCAGTCTGTTCTATTTGCGTGGTGTTGCACCGACGACAGTCAAAACGGCCGATATCTATCGGGGTGTTCTACCCTACATACTGATTCAACTGGCACTTATCGGCGTACTGGTGGCCTTCCCCCAATTGGCCACCAGTCTGCCCCAATGGTTGTATGGTCATTAAATTAACCGCGCGCTGCGAGGTAACTCTGTTCAGACAACGCGGTCCAACCGCGGACATTGTTCATAAATTCGCGATAGGATTGGTAAATGCGCTGCCCCATGGTATCGCCTTCAATGCTTTCGCGAACGACCTCTTCGGAAATAGACTTCAGACGGGCCAACACATCGTCGGGCAACTTTCGTAGCTGCACGCCGTGCGTTTTTTGTAGTGTCTGCAAGGCTTCGAAGTTCGCTTGCATAAAAGCGGCGAGCATATCTTGATTGGCAATCAGACACGCGTTAAGCACAACAGCCTGAAGATCTTCGGGTAACGCCTTCAACGCCTTCTCATTGATTAAGGCTTCCATGACCGAGCCCGGCTCATGCCAGCCCGGGTAATAGTAATATTTTGCCGCTTTATGAAGACCAAACGCCAAATCATTGTAGGGACCGACCCATTCAGCAGCATCAATCGCACCACGCTCAAGCGCTGTAAAAACCTCCGAGCCCGGCATCAAGACCGGCACACCGCCCGCTCGTTTAAGCACTTCGCCGCCCAAGCCTGGAATACGCATTTTCAGTCCCTTAATATCCTCCAGCGAGCGGATTTCTTTGTTAAACCAGCCGGCCATCTGCACTCCGGTATTGCCGACCGGTCGTGGCACCACGCCGAATGGCCGGTACAACGCTTCCCACAGTTCAAGCCCGTCACCTTTCAACAACCACGCATTCACCTCCTGCGCCGTCATGCCAAAGGGGACGGCAGAAAAAAACGGACTGGCGGGCAATTTGCCTTTCCAGTAGTAAGCCGCCCCATGGCCCATTTGTGCTGTTCCAGAAGCAACGGCTTCAAACACCTGCAAGGCGGGCACCAGCTCG is a window from the Gammaproteobacteria bacterium genome containing:
- a CDS encoding TRAP transporter substrate-binding protein, producing the protein MMKRRTLLSMLGVGAGAALLGGCRNEQKASSDRCRDEVIHWTMVTTWPKNFQGLGEGAEYLAQLIGALSGGRLQVKVMGAGELVPALQVFEAVASGTAQMGHGAAYYWKGKLPASPFFSAVPFGMTAQEVNAWLLKGDGLELWEALYRPFGVVPRPVGNTGVQMAGWFNKEIRSLEDIKGLKMRIPGLGGEVLKRAGGVPVLMPGSEVFTALERGAIDAAEWVGPYNDLAFGLHKAAKYYYYPGWHEPGSVMEALINEKALKALPEDLQAVVLNACLIANQDMLAAFMQANFEALQTLQKTHGVQLRKLPDDVLARLKSISEEVVRESIEGDTMGQRIYQSYREFMNNVRGWTALSEQSYLAARG
- a CDS encoding TRAP transporter small permease subunit, with the protein product MMDEPTVDNFADGSAPSWLGRLAHRIAIGATLTMLLATVLVVILRYVFAKPSIPLQDLAVWMHATAFMFAIPVALAKNRHVRVDIFYQQWSSQHRAWVELVGAIFLLTPVAFFLLWSGWPSVTLSWRLLEGSPETGGLPGYFLVKTLILVMPALLLWEGGRRLVRTVAALRGATAVRSDHRKGAC
- a CDS encoding TRAP transporter large permease subunit, translated to MMEWLAVIMFGCAALVLLSGYPVAFALGGTAVVFAVFGVAIGAIPETLLNAMPTRLYGIMGNVTLMAVPLFIFMGVTLEKAKIAEDLLTQMAKLWGRRPGGLALSVAIVGMLLAASTGIVGATVVTMGLLSLPAMLRAGYHPKDATGIICAAGTLGQIIPPSIVLVLLGDVLSSAYQQAQRAMGKYPPDSVSVGDLFAGALIPGITLVALYCFYLFYIAWRQPKRLPAAQKANDSEHRSTTQVWLSFIAPLLLIVLVLGAILGGVATPTEASALGAAGALMLATLKRQLTWQKLMNITSETALTTGMVFMILIGASIFSLVFRAFGGDDLIHQALSSLPGGHWTALVVVLITMFLLGFILDFIEITFVVVPLVAPALLVGGFDPVWLGVIFAIVLQTSFLTPPFGFSLFYLRGVAPTTVKTADIYRGVLPYILIQLALIGVLVAFPQLATSLPQWLYGH